The sequence CACAAACCGAGTATTTTTCGACGATCGAAAAGTCCGGAGTGGGAGCCGATTCAGGTAGAACTGCAACTGTTGTTGTCTGAAGAGGGTCAGCGGAAAATCAAAGAGGAATTCCGGGTTGCAGAAGAAGCGTATGAGCGCGAATTCAAAGAGTTTAAATTCGATGAAAAGCGGACCGACAAAGCATACCAGGAACGGAATAAAGAGCGATTAAAACAGATTGCCGCGATGGAACGGATCAATGCCGAGCTGATGCGAGTCGAACAAAACCATCAGCGTCTCCTGCGTCGTCAGGAACAGTTGGCAAATCCAGCGAATATCTCAGGCCGAAATTCGAGGCAACTGACAGATCAATCGCGAAAGGCGATTCGAGCTCTTTACATGGGGCTCACGCCAGAGCAGCAGGAGATCGTCAGAAAATCGGTTGTATCTCACAGAACTCCTGCATTTCTCAATGAAGCCGGCCTGTTGCAACTGGAAGAAACCGGATTCGCTGAGTGGGAAATCAAATTGAAAAGAGCCAGTCAAGGCTGGAAATGGTATGACGCGCCTGTGAATCCGCAGCAGTTGAAACTGCTGCGGGATATCATCTCCTCTGACAGGGTGACTGTCCATCATGAGAGTCATCCTCAGCAAAAATTCATAGTCACTCCTGAACAGAAAGAACAGATGAAAGCAGTGTTGACCGTCTTCGAAGCCGAGGGGGGCAAGGTGGAAGACTAGTCATGCGAGGCTGTTCCATAATGTACTATTCAGATCTAATTCAGGATTTGTGAAACGCTTTTAGCAGATCCGCGTGCCGGACATTGACGGCGTACCAGCAGGATCCCGAATCTGCTGCGGGGAAATCCTGCCAGGCGACAATGAAGTGGAAACTGGTCCGACTCCCTTTTTTCAGGTCAGGCAGTGTCAGCGAGATCCCTTTTTCGTCGTGTCCCAGCGGGCAGAATTCATATTTCTGCTCTTCCGGCAGACGAGCATTGAGGCACTCTTCATCTTCAGTGCCGATCATGAGCTGGGTCTGTGCATTCTCCCAGGACATCGCAAACAGATGCTGGCCCCCTTCATAAGAGCAGGAGTCGTACTTGTGGCCCCGCAGTCGGCACTCGAATATCAGGTCTTCTGCCGGTTCTTGACAGTTAATTTGCAGCAGAATTCCCAGGCAGTTGTCTAGCGACATCCCAGCCGGCAACCGGGGGGAGAGCGGCACCTGATCAAGCTGCACCTGCACCCCTGGTGTGACGCCAAAGACGAAGAAATTGATTTCCCCCAGTGAGGTGTCGATGATGAGATTGTGCATGTCAGGAAGTGAAGGAATGTGGCGTTAGTCTTTTTTTTGAGGAATTCCAGAAATTGATGAAATGTAACCGATTCATTGGAGAGATGATTTTCAACTGGAGGCAGTGATTTTTCTGATTATGATAAACTGTAAGACCTGGTTTGAATGACGGCGGTAATCAGATAGTAGTAAATTCTGTCTGGGAAACAAATCGAATGCATTTTTATGAACAGCACTACAAGCGATATTGTTTGCGAGAATATATTGGAATGTGGCATCCGAATATTCCCAAAGCTGTTATTTACTGGATTTTGATTAAGTTCAATTTAAAGCGACTGAATAGAAATCCGTTTCCCGTCTTTCGCTCTGTTCGAACTAATCAAATTGAGTTGAATCAGGTACCTGAAAAATATCGTGCTGCAATTTCTGAAGAACTGAACCTGTTATTCAGGTATGACTTTGTGGATCCCCTTCTGTCTGGTGTCATCTCTGGTTCCAGTTTAAAAGAACTAAGACAAACGGGAGTCTGTTTGCTTTCACGTCATAAGAATGGAAATTCAGCAGTATCTGTCATTATTGATTATCATGACGGTCGTGTAACACGGCGGCCTAATTTTATTTTTACATTTATTTCAGACCCTCCTGGTGATATCACAACCAGTAACGGTCGATTTATGTGTTATTCAGATCCGGGAGGTGAAAATGAATACTATCCCAAAGTTCCTTTTGAAAAACTGGTGCATATTCACAATCAGAGAATTCTGAGTTCGAACAGAGACTTTTTACCAATCAATGACAATGAAGATCTCGTGCGATTGACAGACGGTAGATTGGTGAAAAGTATCGATGAGTTAATCAGTCGTGGGATTCTGAAGTATAAATATTCTGAATAGTTCCTGCTCCTGTATTTAGAGAACCATCATGAACGTTGACTCTCATCTGGTTCGTCTGGTGCATGACATTCTGTTTCGTGAGTGGGACCCGCTGGGTGTGAATGCAGATGAAGCCGCCTTCAGTGAGTATTCCCGGTACGATGTTGTGCTTCTCCAACTACTCAAGAGAGGGGCGGATGAACGGCGTGTTGCAGAGCATCTGCTGCGAATTCAGGAACAATCGCTGGGGATCAGTCCGCCTGATCCTGAGAGGGACAAGGTGATCGCCTCGCGACTGCTGGCCGCCTATGAGATTGCCCAGCGTCCCATTCGACCGGCCCGCTCCGCAGTAGAGTTACTGGAACGTTATCAGGCGGGAGAACGTGTTTTCAATGGCAGCCGGATTGAGACCGACGAAAGTGGAATATTGGCGGGTTCTATTCTGAATGGTCTGGTGCTCCGCAACGCTTATGTGAAGCTCTCATATCAGCGGGCGTCACTGCGAGGTGCCGATTTCTGGGACTCGGAGCTAAAGGGCTCTGACTTCTCTTATGCTGATTTACGCGGTGCCAGGTTTGTCGGAAGCGTGCTGAGCGACACTTCTTTTCAAGGAGCCCGGCTGGAGGGAGCAGAGTTCAACAATGCCTGTTATCAGCTGCGCATGTTGAAAACAGGTGAGTTCCCAGACAGTTGATGAACCGCGATGATCGGATACTTCAAGCAAA comes from Gimesia chilikensis and encodes:
- a CDS encoding pentapeptide repeat-containing protein; translation: MNVDSHLVRLVHDILFREWDPLGVNADEAAFSEYSRYDVVLLQLLKRGADERRVAEHLLRIQEQSLGISPPDPERDKVIASRLLAAYEIAQRPIRPARSAVELLERYQAGERVFNGSRIETDESGILAGSILNGLVLRNAYVKLSYQRASLRGADFWDSELKGSDFSYADLRGARFVGSVLSDTSFQGARLEGAEFNNACYQLRMLKTGEFPDS